The DNA window ACCACCTTCTCCGAATAATTAGCCAAATACAAGGTCGAATGGTATTGCATAAACACAGCCAAACAAATCATCCCCCAAATCCCCACATTGCTCCACCCCCCGGGGACCAAATGCAGCTCCACCCCTTCAAACGCCGCTGCCCAGTGCGCCGCCGTCACGCCGCCGCAGAACAGGAGGCGCTGCCACCTCGGCAGCGCGATGTCCCATTTCGCGTCGTGATCTCGAGCGTAGTAGTCGCCGTAGAGGCGCTTGCGCACGCTGACGTGGAGGAAGAAGAAGTAGTGGTagacgaagaagaagacgaaAGGCCAGCCCTCGAGGAATCCGTTGAAATGCGCCGGCGGAACCAGCGTCAGCCACGTGAACGCCGATGTCACGATGCCGAGCTGCTCCGCCACCGTGGCTTCCCCCTTCAGGTGTTTTGCCAGGCTGTAGAGGCCGTACGCGCCGATCGCGATTGCCGCCGCCCACGGCCAGAACACCCAGGTCCAGCTGAAGTACATCCAGAAGAACGGGCTGAGGAGCAGATTCGCCGCCGATTTCGACGCTGCGATCGCGGCGGAGAGCGCTAGGCACCATTTGCAGACGTCGAGGGGGGTCAATTGGGCGAGGGATGATTTTAGGGATTCAAAGGAGAAATTTTTCAGCGGCTTCAGCCAATCTGAATCTAGCGGCGGCGAGGTCGAATACGAGCATTTGAGCGAGCGGATTTTGGAATTAGAAGTGGATTTGGAGGGCGATAGATTGGGGAAATTGGGGGGAAATGGAAGAGAGCATCTCAGTGAGGTTTTCAGAGAGAAATTATTGCGCGGAACCTGCTTGTTGAAAGGTCTGAGAGAAATCAAGTGAGAATTTTGCGAGAAAGTGGAGGCGAAAGGGGTGACCTTGTAACAGAGCACTGAAGCGGCTGACTCCATAGTAGATTTCTCTAATTTTGAGCGGCAGTGCTAAAATCCTAAAACCCTAATTCCGCCATTGATTTAGCAAAACCTTGATAACAGTATTGGTGATGCTGAGGATGCGGTCTGTAAACAAGACATGGCAcatgccgttgcggttcctatagCGATTCTAACGAAATCCCAATTACATGAATTTATATCACAAGCTGGaaaattgatatttataaaataagaaCAATGATATTGTTTTCATATGATAGAAACAGCATATCATTTTACAAAATGAAATGTATTATTTTTGTACAgtaaaaatattattactaaTCTATTTCGTATTCAAAACAACGACCAAATACattattcaattataaaaattaaatagaacTAAGTGctgtttaaataaaaaatgaaagcaGGAAGAATAAAAAATGAGAGTGATAAAGCAGGCCATTTCATGAAAAAAATGTAGGCCTAATCAATCAATATGAATTcggaaaaatacaaaaaaaaaatcatgtgcGAGAAAACTTATAATACGACTTAGCTGGCTCTTCCAGATTTGAAAAGCTATAACTTAAACAAagcaatttaaaattatgaattccTTCTCTCCAAAATGGAATATATAATTTGCGAAAATTTATTtctaatataatatttatattaacgGAGATTATGAACTTTCCAGTTTTTCTAAAAGTTATTTGGAAGAATTTATAAAGCTCGCTGACAAAAGAAATCGTAGCAGGTAAAAAGCAAAAATGAAATTATCTACATCAgc is part of the Salvia splendens isolate huo1 chromosome 6, SspV2, whole genome shotgun sequence genome and encodes:
- the LOC121808395 gene encoding uncharacterized protein LOC121808395, which translates into the protein MESAASVLCYKVTPFASTFSQNSHLISLRPFNKQVPRNNFSLKTSLRCSLPFPPNFPNLSPSKSTSNSKIRSLKCSYSTSPPLDSDWLKPLKNFSFESLKSSLAQLTPLDVCKWCLALSAAIAASKSAANLLLSPFFWMYFSWTWVFWPWAAAIAIGAYGLYSLAKHLKGEATVAEQLGIVTSAFTWLTLVPPAHFNGFLEGWPFVFFFVYHYFFFLHVSVRKRLYGDYYARDHDAKWDIALPRWQRLLFCGGVTAAHWAAAFEGVELHLVPGGWSNVGIWGMICLAVFMQYHSTLYLANYSEKVVVPTAVVQFGPCRVVRHPIYASTMVLFVAYFAALRAPVSAVLVVAVCVLYYGRKAEAEEAVMVEAFGERYTEYVSKVPYKLIPFLY